From the Hevea brasiliensis isolate MT/VB/25A 57/8 chromosome 13, ASM3005281v1, whole genome shotgun sequence genome, the window TTAATTCACCTATTCAACCACTTAATCGACTGGATTACACCAAGTCATTTTCTTATCTAGTTTAATTACAAACCTAGATCGATTTGAAGGTCAATTCATCAGCTCGGTTGATTCGATCTGAATTTAATAACTATGGTTGGGGGGTATATCATTCACTTGAAAGAATCAAGTCCCTAACCCCTTAATtccttattaaaaaataataataacaattagaTTGTGTCGGGCATGGACAAAAAAGAAAGACTATCCACCTCAAATCCTCAAAACTTGCTatgataataatatatatttctaacttatatttattactttttaataaataaacttATATTgtataataataaaatgaaataaaaattaaaaaaaaaaatcatgggaAATTTTTTCACTCTACCTGCCCTTTGGTAGGAAAAGTCCCACTTTAACCTTGATGCTTCAAGACGTGATGGAGGGAATCATCCCCACCCGTTACCACCCCTGTGAATTTTTGCTGCATAAAGGCTCTTTATGTACTCTTTTTCTAGATATGAAGTATGAGTTACGACCATCTGGGGCAATAAAATTAAAGAAGGCACCAGGGATATCTATAGCAGTGATCACTGCTTGATGGATGACGATGACTGCTTTTTTTAATGGAAAATGAAGATATTTCATTGATGAAAACAAATTACAAGGTCCATGCCCAAATACATAGAACACCTATTTACTGCTTCATACCCAAGACTAGAGATAGAAAGTTCAAACCCATATAGCCTACATCACACAAACTCATCCACATCCAACGACAAGCAGACTCTAAACTTTCAAACTATACCAAGCACAACTTTCCCAAGCAAATCAATTTCCCCATAGAAAAAACAAGTTAGGCAGAACAAGCAACTGCCAATTTGTTAAGCAAAGAACCAATAATTGCCGGAGAACTCAGAAAAGGCTAGGTAGAGCTCAGGCCTTCTCAACCTCATGCAGTCTAAAGGATTCGGTAACCACCACCTCCTTTGAGATACCCACTAGCATAAAGATCCATGAAAATAGACTTCCCACTAGCATAAAGACCCATGAAAATAGACTTCCTCCAGGTTGGCCACATATCAGCTACTGGACAAGCAAAGTGGCCACAAAGACTCATCAAAAGCTCCATTCTAAGAGGGGCATCTGATGCTGGGGGGATTGATGGTGGGCTTCTTTATTATTTTTGTTGCTATAGTTAAATTTGTGATATGAGCATTTTTAGTGGGCTTATCTGTATATTTGGCCATAAATATTCTTATGTTAGTTTTACAATATATGGACTTGTGAGTGAATTTTATAATGAGTTTTGAGGTAATTTAATTTGAACAatgtaaatttattattttaaagtggCTTCTCAGAGTGATTTATTAAACtttccttaaaaataaaataataataataataataaaattcaatccaATTGCCCCTTCTTTTCCTTGGAGGTAAAAGTCATCAGATTGCCTAACTTTAGCTGGTGGTCTCTGCCAAAATTACATTCACATTTGATTGCACAGACTTAAGGCTGATGAGAAAACTACTTAATTAGCCATCACAATTCACAATGCATATATTTGGTTAATAGTAGTAAGAATTCCAATAACGAAAGCTTTGTTTTATTCTTGGattgtatatattaaaataagGGCCATGAATGCAACTTCCATGTGACCATATTCCTCAAAGGCAACGCCAAGCTTAACTTTCTTGAAATTGAGTTAACTTTTCTACACCAAATTGGCTTTATTTTCTTCATCCTTTGAAATTTACAGTGAACACCTCTTCTTCAGATCCACATTGCTTTAGAATCCCTAAGCTTAACTATATAAAAACTTAAAAACTTCCTTTCCCGTACACATGGGTACAAACTCTCCTAGCCAACAATATGGAGAGACCATGATACTGCCACTTCTTCCATGCCTTGATTTGGATTTTCCATTACAAAAATCCCCTCTATTTtgagaaattatattataaataagtaCTTTTACATAGAATAAGCAACTATTTAAATAATTATCAATAATTTCACATAAAATATCTTATATGAAACAACAAACAAATAAGGATTGTCCATATAGAGATAACCGAACCTTACAACATTACAACTACTTAATAACCATCAagtaatttttactttttttaaacTTAATAACTGAAATtgcttatatatttatttttttttcttgtcatTTCATGTAATATGCTTGTATGAAAGTACAATTTCATAATataaaatttcttttcttatatggAACCACAGTTTCACAGTAATTATTTCTTATTGGATGATTAGTTGCTATATAtgggaattaattaattaagtcctTATAAATTTCATGAAgagaaacatattaaaagatgtATAGAGCAATCAATTTCATCTATCCAAATTGATGATCAGTCGGTATTCTTTATTAAAGAGGTGGGATAATTTATCTTCTAACCTAGTGAAATTAACAAAACAAAGTGAAGTTATTATTTATACAATTGTGTGGGGGTACCAATGTTTATAAAGTGGGAGGGCATACTCgattattaattaaaagattaattaaggGTATTATTATTACTTATGGGGTTAGTGATTCAATGCAGTGATAATTTTGCCCATATTCTTCAACCTTTATGGGTTGCAACCTTGTCTCTTTTGGAACACTTCCAATTGCAAAATTCACTTTTAGCACATAATTATATACGTTTACCAAAATTGTTAACCTAAATATGCTCTCTATCACTATCAGAAGTTTAATATCATAACATAATCATTATGGCAAATTTTATAGTGCTTTCAGTATATATGCATCATTTAGGAAAACTTTTAACATGGGATAGTTTCTTTGACCAAAGAAAATGAAAGCAAGGAGATGTTCTAGTTTGAATATAGCTGCATGCATATTAGCCtaccaattataattaatttgcaaAACCCTAGATAATATACTGGCTTCTGTTTAATCTATGGCTTGCCAAAACTTCAGTCAAAGCCACACCCAGcttaatcaaataatttattaagcaACGAATTGATCAAGCATGAAATTAATTGTCTCTTTCAGGACTACTCTTGTATAGCCTGGGTAGCTTCCACTACTATAAAAAACTGAGCCAAAAAGCCATAAATCTCCTCTTCATTCTTACTTTTATGCCTTATGATCAAAATAAACAAATTTTTAGTATGGGGACAAGAGAAGCAGCAACATTATAAAACACAGAAACCTTCCTCGTTGCATGAATGGCGGCAGACAGGCGCTGAACACCCGTATCTTCTATCCCACGCTGTCATGAACCTTTTTCCTAGCACTTCGAAGCAACCCCACGAAGATAACTATTTCAATTCAAAGCTTTTGAACAATCCTTCGTGTTTTTGAGTTTCCAACAATTGTACATATATGCAACCACATGTCAAGTATTTTATCAAGAAAAAAAGCAACTGCTAGTTAGAAACCTAGCTTTGACCTTTGTTTGGACTCTATAAAGAACCCCTCTTCTATCTTTCACATGATTCCTCTCTTTTGTTGTCTGATAACAAATATATCCATAGAAGAAAAGGAAGACAAAAATGGTGTCCACAAGGTGTAGTAGCTTTCTACTTACGTTCATTCTTCTGGTACATGTAGGAAACTCAAGTTCTGGCTCCCTTTCTGCTTACCAAGGTACTCAaccattattttaattaatttattgctATTAGTTCGTTTGCCAATTAGAATGTGTCATGCATgcttaattaacaaattaatgtTACTCCAAACTTTTTGCAGCAAAGGAGATAACAGTAGTTGCTAAAGGCAGTGAGCTTGCAGTGGCAGAAAGCATGCGAAGATTGGTAAATATTTCAACTAAAAACTTACTGAAGTGCGCAATAATGAAGTTGTAATCCTGAAAGAATTGAACTTTTTTATTACCAGGAAATTTCTGATGGTGTTCCTGCTGCCATGGATGAAGTTAGCAACACAAGGCTCGGTGGAAGAAAAATGGTGCTGATGAAAAGGGTTTTGAGAGAAAAGATGAAAGAGGAACTATTAAATAAAGAAGACTCGAAGATTTCAGGTGCAGCTCGTTTAGTAGGAAACTGTAACCACAGAGCAGGGAAGGGaattttgaatgaaaaatgtaAATTGATGAGTGGTAGGAGGTCTGTTCCTTTGAAGGACAAAAGGGTTCGTTTTACGGCTTTCAGCGCCGATTATCATGTCCCAAAATCCCATCCTCCTAAGAATAACTGAGAGCTAGGAAGAACAGTAGCGAAGCCCCCAAAAGATAGCCATGTGCTAtctttttcaattttggtttCGTATATGTTTCTTCCCTTTAATTTGTTTTCTTTGATTGGTGTTCTAGTGCATACAAGTGCGAAATATCATACTTGTATGTATGCAAATACCATTCTAACATTGAATAGAATCCcattttcattttaaaaattatcCAAGACCATTTAATTCCTTCTGTTTTTAGTTACTGAATGTTCATACCCACAGAGTTCGTACAATTACAATGGTTAAAGCCGCAAAAGTCTTGCTATCGTTatgtttcaa encodes:
- the LOC131171737 gene encoding uncharacterized protein LOC131171737, yielding MVSTRCSSFLLTFILLVHVGNSSSGSLSAYQAKEITVVAKGSELAVAESMRRLEISDGVPAAMDEVSNTRLGGRKMVLMKRVLREKMKEELLNKEDSKISGAARLVGNCNHRAGKGILNEKCKLMSGRRSVPLKDKRVRFTAFSADYHVPKSHPPKNN